In Hippoglossus stenolepis isolate QCI-W04-F060 chromosome 5, HSTE1.2, whole genome shotgun sequence, one genomic interval encodes:
- the cnot1 gene encoding CCR4-NOT transcription complex subunit 1 isoform X3, which translates to MNLDSLSLALSQISYLVDNLIKKNYRASQQEIQHIVNRHGPEADRHLLRCLFSHVDFSGDGKSSGKDFHQFLIQECVSLISKPNFISTLCYAIDNPLHYQKSLKPSAHLFTQLSKVLKLSKVQEVIFGLALLNSSNTDLRGFAAQFVKQKLPDLLRSYVDADLGGNQEGGFQDIAIEVLHLLLSHLLFGQKGASGVGQEQIDAFLKTLCRDFPQERCPVVLAPLLYPEKRDILMDRILPDSGELAKTMMESSLSEFMQEVGYGFCASVDECRNIILQYGVREVTASQVARVLGMMARTHSGLTDGIPLQSISAPGSGIWSDGKDKNDGSQAHTWNVEVLIDVVKEVNPSLNFKEVTYELDHAGFSIRDSKGLQIVVYGIQRGLGIEVFPVDLIYRPWKHAEGQLSFIQHSLMSPEVFCFADYPCHNVATDILKAPPEDDNREIATWKSLDLVESLLRLSEVGQYEQVKQLFSFPIKLCPDMLVLALLQISTSWHTLRHELISTLMPIFLGNHPNSAIILHYAWHGQGQSPSIRQLIMHSMAEWYMRGEQYDQAKLSRILDVAQDLKSLSMLLNGTPFAFVIDLAALASRREYLKLDKWLTDKIREHGEPFIQACVTFLKRRCPSIMGGLAPDKDQPKSAQLPPETLATMLACLQSCAGSVSQELSETILTMVANCSNVMNKARQPPPGVMPKGRAPSTSSLDAISPVQMDPLSGMGSLNLGGTATSHTQSMQGFPTSLSSAFSNPQSPAKAFPPLSNPNPSTPFGGIGSLSSQLPGMDSGPLSTGISSSIGASLGMPTVSTDPFGTRKMSTPGLNPPTFQQTDLSQVWPEANQHFSKEIDDEANSYFQRIYNHPPHPTMSVDEVLEMLQRFKDSTIKREREVFNCMLRNLFEEYRFFPQYPDKELHITACLFGGIIEKGLVTYMALGLALRYVLEALRKPYGSKMYYFGIAALDRFKNRLKDYPQYCQHLASIAHFLQFPHHLQEYIEYGQQSRDPPVKMQGSITTPGSLALAQVQAQSQSQPPGGPKAPQPGPPSTLVTPSTTTTTAAKTTTITRPTPSTFKKDVPPSINTTNIDTLLVATDQNERIVEPPENVQEKIAFIFNNLSQSNMTQKVEELKETVKDEFMPWVSQYLVMKRVSIEPNFHSLYSNFLDTLKNPEFVKMVLNETYRNIKVLLTSDKAAANFSDRSLLKNLGHWLGMITLAKNKPILYTDLEVKSLLLEAYVKGQQELLYVVPFVAKVLESSLRSMVFRPQNPWTMAIMNVLAELHQEHDLKLNLKFEIEVLCKNLSLDINDLKPGTLLKDKDKLKCLEEQLSAPKKEAKPPEELLPVSTTVFCPTGDFVPFAAPPSTPAATTTACTTTGPPTPQFSYHDINVYALAGLAPHININVNIPLLQAHPQLKQCVRQSVERAVQELVHPVVDRSIKIAMTTCEQIIRKDFALDSEESRMRVAAHHMMRNLTAGMAMITCREPLLMSIATNLKNSFAAALRAPTPQQREMMEEAAARIAQDNCELACCFIQKTAVEKAGPEMDKRLATEFELRKHARQEGRRYCDPVVLTYQAERMPEQIRLKVGGVDPKQLAVYEEFARNVPGFLPSNDLSQPTGFLAQPMKQQAWATDDVAQIYDKCMADLEQHLHAIPPALAMNPLTQSLRSLLEAVALARNSRDGIAALGLLQKAVEGLLDATSGADADLLLRYRECHLLVLKALQDGRAYGPQWCNKQITRCLIECRDEYKYNVEAVELLIRNHLVNMQQYDLHLAQSMENGLHYMAVAFAMQLVKLLLVDERSVSHVTEADLFHTIETLMRTCAHSRANAPEGLPQLMDVVRSNYEAMIDRAHGGPNFMMHSGISQASEYDDPPGLREKAEYLLREWVNLYHSAAAGRDSTKAFSAFVGQMHGQGILKTDDLITRFFRLCTEMCVEISYRAQAEQQHNPAASAAIIRAKCYHNLDAFVRLIALLVKHSGEATNTVTKINLLNKVLGIVVGVLIQDHDVRQTEFQQLPYHRIFIMLLLELNAPEHVLETINFQTLTAFCNTFHILRPTKAPGFVYAWLELISHRIFIARMLAHTPQQKGWPMYAQLLIDLFKYLAPFLRNVELNKPMQILYKGTLRVLLVLLHDFPEFLCDYHYGFCDVIPPNCIQLRNLILSAFPRNMRLPDPFTPNLKVDMLSEINIAPRILTNFTGVMPSQFKKDLDSYLKTRSPVTFLSELRSNLQVSNEPGNRYNIQLINALVLYVGTQAIAHIHNKGSTPSMSTITHSAHMDIFQNLAVDLDTEGRYLFLNAIANQLRYPNSHTHYFSCTMLYLFAEANTEAIQEQITRVLLERLIVNRPHPWGLLITFIELIKNPAFKFWSHDFVHCAPEIEKLFQSVAQCCMGQKQAQQVMEGTSAS; encoded by the exons GTTATATTTGGACTTGCTTTGCTCAATTCCAGCAACACAGACCTTCGCGGCTTTG cTGCACAGTTCGTCAAGCAGAAACTTCCAGATCTCCTGCGGTCATACGTTGACGCTGATCTCGGAGGAAACCAGGAAGGTGGCTTCCAAGACATTGCCATAGAGGTCTTGCACCTACTGCTCTCCCATCTTCTGTTTGGCCAGAAGGGAGCCAGTGGGGTAGGGCAAGAGCAGATTGACGCCTTCCTCAAGACACTTTGCCGAG ATTTCCCCCAGGAGCGCTGCCCTGTGGTGCTCGCACCACTGCTGTACCCTGAAAAACGGGACATTCTCATGGACAGGATCCTACCAGACTCGGGGGAGTTGGCTAAGACCATGATGGAGAGTTCTCTCTCAGAATTCATGCAAGAAGTTGGCTATGGCTTCTGTGCAAG TGTGGATGAGTGCAGAAATATAATCCTCCAATatggggtgagagaggtgaCGGCCAGCCAGGTAGCCAGGGTCCTAGGCATGATGGCTCGCACCCACTCTGGCCTAACTGATGGCATCCCCCTACAG TCCATCTCTGCTCCAGGTAGTGGTATCTGGAGTGATGGTAAGGATAAGAACGACGGCTCGCAGGCCCACACGTGGAATGTCGAGGTTCTCATCGACGTTGTCAAAGAAGTT AATCCCAGCCTTAACTTCAAAGAGGTGACGTACGAACTGGACCACGCAGGGTTTTCAATCCGTGACAGTAAAGGCCTGCAAATTGTGGTGTACGGCATTCAGAGGGGATTGGGCATTGAGGTGTTCCCTGTCGATCTCATCTATCGGCCATGGAAACACGCAGAGGGACAG ctGTCGTTCATTCAACACTCCTTGATGagtccagaagtgttttgttttgctgactACCCCTGTCACAATGTGGCCACGGACATCCTTAAGGCACCACCAGAGGATGACAACCGGGAGATTGCCACATG GAAAAGTCTGGACCTGGTTGAGAGCCTGCTCAGGCTGTCCGAGGTGGGCCAGTACGAGCAGGTGAAGCAGTTGTTCAGCTTCCCAATCAAACTCTGCCCCGACATGTTGGTGTTGGCATTACTGCAGATCTCCACCTCCTGGCACACACTGCGCCATGAGCTCATCTCGACCCTAATGCCCATCTTTCTGGGCAACCACCCCAACTCTGCCATTATCCTGCACTACGCCTGGCATGGACAG GGACAGTCTCCATCCATCCGTCAGTTAATAATGCATTCGATGGCTGAGTGGTACATGAGAGGGGAGCAGTATGACCAAGCCAAGCTGTCTCGCATCCTGGACGTGGCCCAGGACTTGAAG tctCTATCGATGCTGCTGAATGGTACTCCATTTGCCTTTGTTATTGACCTCGCTGCACTTGCCTCGCGCCGTGAATACCTCAAACTTGATAAATGGCTGACTGACAAAATCAGAGAGCATGGG GAACCGTTTATCCAGGCGTGTGTGACATTCCTAAAGAGGCGCTGCCCATCCATTATGGGGGGTCTGGCCCCTGATAAGGACCAGCCCAAAAGTGCCCAGCTTCCGCCTGAGACCTTAGCCACAATGCTGGCCTGCCTGCAGTCCTGTGCTGG GAGTGTGTCCCAGGAGTTGTCGGAGACTATCCTCACGATGGTCGCCAACTGCAGCAATGTGATGAATAAAGCTCGGCAGCCACCACCAGGGGTGATGCCCAAGGGACGTGCCCCCAGCACCAGCAGCCTGGATGCCATCTCACCTGTACAG ATGGACCCTCTATCTGGCATGGGTTCCTTGAACTTAGGGGGCACAGccacctcacacactcagagcaTGCAAGGTTTCCCCACCTCACTGAGTTCAGCTTTTAGTAATCCCCAGTCCCCAGCTAAGGCCTTCCCCCCACTGTCCAACCCCAACCCCAGCACACCATTTGGGGGAATTGGCAGTCTGTCCTCACAGCTCCCTGGTATGGACTCTG GTCCCTTGAGCACAGGCATCAGCTCTAGCATTGGCGCTAGCCTGGGGATGCCAACTGTAAGCACTGACCCGTTTGGCACCAGGAAGATGAGCACACCAGGCTTGAATCCACCTACCTTTCAGCAGA CTGACCTTTCTCAGGTGTGGCCCGAGGCAAACCAGCACTTTAGCAAAGAGATAGACGATGAGGCAAACAGTTACTTCCAGCGCATCTACAACCACCCACCTCACCCGACCATGTCCGTGGATGAA GTACTCGAGATGCTGCAGAGGTTCAAGGATTCAACCATCAAGCGGGAGCGAGAGGTCTTCAACTGCATGCTTCGGAACTTGTTTGAGGAATACCGGTTCTTCCCCCAGTACCCAGACAAGGAGCTGCACATCACTGCCTGCCTTTTTGGTGGAATTATCGAGAAGGGTCTCGTCACCTACATGGCCCTTGGCTTAGCCCTCCGATATGTCCTTGAAGCCTTAAGAAAACCCTATGGATCCAAAATGTATTACTTTGGAATAGCTGCCCTAGATAGGTTCAAAAACAG ACTAAAGGACTATCCTCAGTATTGTCAACACTTGGCTTCAATTGCCCACTTCTTGCAGTTTCCCCACCATTTACAAGAG TATATCGAGTATGGCCAACAGTCACGGGACCCTCCGGTGAAGATGCAAGGCTCCATCACCACACCTGGTAGTCTGGCACTGGCACAAGTTCAAGCCCAGTCCCAATCGCAGCCACCTGGTGGCCCTAAAGCCCCACAACCAGGTCCGCCCAGCACCCTCGTCACCCCCTCCACGactacaaccacagcagcaAAGACCACCACAATTACAAGACCAACGCCCAGCACCTTCAAGAAGGATGTGCCG CCCTCCATAAACACTACCAACATTGACACACTGCTGGTGGCGACTGACCAAAACGAAAGAATTGTAGagcctccagagaatgtccaggAGAAGATCGCTTTTATCTTCAACAACCTGTCCCAGTCCAACATGACACAGAAG GTGGAGGAGTTGAAAGAGACTGTGAAGGATGAGTTTAtgccctgggtgtctcagtaCCTCGTGATGAAGCGTGTCAGCATTGAGCCCAACTTCCACAGTCTGTACTCCAACTTTCTGGACACTCTCAAGAACCCAGAGTTTGTCAAGATGGTCCTCAATGAGACTTACAGGAACATCAAG GTGCTCTTGACCTCGGACAAGGCAGCTGCCAATTTCTCTGATCGCTCCCTGCTGAAGAATCTGGGCCACTGGTTGGGGATGATAACACTGGCTAAGAACAAGCCCATCCTCTATACA GATCTGGAAGTCAAGTCTCTGCTACTAGAAGCCTACGTGAAAGGCCAGCAGGAATTACTCTATGTGGTTCCCTTTGTGGCGAAGGTTTTGGAATCTAGTCTGCGGAGCATG GTTTTCAGGCCCCAGAATCCCTGGACTATGGCCATCATGAATGTCCTTGCTGAGCTTCATCAGGAACATGACCTCAAG cttaaCTTAAAGTTTGAAATTGAAGTTCTGTGTAAGAACTTGTCTCTGGACATAAATGACCTGAAGCCTGGAACCCTCCTGAAGGACAAGGACAAGCTGAAGTGTCTAGAGGAGCAACTTTCTGCACCAAAGAAGGAGGCAAAACCCCCAGAGGAGTTGCTACCAGTCTCTACCACAG TCTTTTGTCCAACAGGGGACTTTGTCCCATTCGCAGCTCCTCCCTCAACCCCAGCTGCCACCACCACCGCCTGCACAACCACTGGGCCCCCGACCCCACAGTTCAGTTACCATGACATCAATGTGTACGCCTTGGCTGGCCTGGCTCCACACATCAATATAAATGTCAAT ATCCCTCTGCTACAGGCCCATCCTCAGTTGAAGCAGTGTGTACGGCAATCAGTAGAGCGAGCCGTCCAGGAGCTAGTGCATCCTGTGGTTGATCGCTCTATTAAAATTGCTATGACAACCTGTGAGCAGATCATCAGGAAGGACTTTGCCCTGGATTCAGAGGAGTCCCGCATGCGGGTCGCTGCCCATCATATGATGAGAAACCTGACCGCTGGCATGGCCATGATCACCTGCCGCGAGCCGCTGCTCATGAGCATCGCCACCAACCTGAAGAACAgttttgctgctgctctcagg GCACCAACCCCACAACAAAGGGAAATGATGGAAGAGGCTGCTGCTCGGATCGCTCAAGACAACTGTGAATTAGCTTGTTGTTTCATTCAGAAAACGGCTGTGGAGAAGGCTGGTCCTGAAATGGACAAGAGACTGGCCACG GAGTTTGAGCTGAGGAAGCACGCACGCCAGGAGGGACGGCGTTATTGTGATCCGGTTGTCCTGACTTACCAAGCTGAACGTATGCCCGAGCAGATAAGACTCAAG GTGGGAGGAGTGGACCCGAAGCAACTGGCTGTGTATGAGGAGTTTGCCAGAAATGTTCCCGGTTTCCTCCCCAGTAATGATCTCTCACAACCCACTGGCTTCCTGGCTCAGCCCATGAAG caacagGCATGGGCCACAGACGATGTGGCTCAGATCTACGATAAGTGCATGGCAGACTTAGAGCAACATCTTCATGCTATCCCCCCCGCCCTCGCCATGAACCCCTTGACCCAGTCCCTGCGCAGCCTGCTGGAGGCAGTGGCTTTGGCACGGAACTCCAGGGACGGCATCGCCGCACTTGGCCTCCTGCAGAAG GCTGTTGAAGGTCTTCTAGATGCCACTAGTGGGGCTGATGCCGACCTGCTGCTCCGCTACAGAGAGTGCCACCTGCTGGTGCTCAAAGCCCTGCAGGACGGACGTGCCTATGGACCACAGTGGTGCAATAAGCAGATCACCAG GTGTCTGATAGAATGCCGTGATGAGTACAAATACAACGTAGAAGCTGTTGAGCTTCTGATCAGGAACCATCTTGTGAATATGCAGCAGTATGACTTACACCTGGCACAG tcTATGGAAAATGGATTGCACTACATGGCAGTTGCGTTCGCCATGCAGTtagtgaagctgctgctcgtAGATGAACGCAGTGTCAGCCATGTCACAGAGGCTGACCTCTTCCACACCATTGAGACTTTGATGAGGACTTGTGCACACTCCAGAGCCAACGCACCTGAGGG tcttccccagcTCATGGATGTTGTCCGCTCCAATTACGAAGCCATGATTGACCGGGCCCACGGTGGACCCAACTTTATGATGCACTCTGGGATTTCACAGGCTTCAGAATACGACGATCCCCCAGGCCTGAGGGAGAAGGCGGAGTACCTCTTGAGGGAATGGGTGAACCTGTatcactcagctgctgctggcaGGGACAGTACCAAAGCATTCTCTGCCTTTGTTGGCCAG ATGCACGGACAGGGAATCTTAAAGACTGATGACCTGATCACAAGGTTCTTTCGGCTGtgcacagaaatgtgtgtggAGATCAGCTATCGGGCAcaagctgagcagcagcacaaccCAGCAGCCAGCGCAGCCATCATCAGAGCCAAGTGTTACCACAACCTGGATGCCTTTGTGAGGCTGATAGCCCTGCTGGTCAAACACTCTGGAGAGGCCACCAACACAGTGACAAAGATCAACCTCCTCAACAAG GTGCTGGGTATCGTTGTTGGGGTGTTGATCCAGGACCATGATGTCCGTCAGACAGAATTCCAACAGCTGCCATACCACCGCATTTTCATCATGCTGCTGTTGGAGCTCAATGCTCCTGAACACGTCCTTGAGACCATCAACTTCCAGACACTCACTGCCTTCTG CAATACCTTCCACATCCTGAGACCCACCAAGGCCCCTGGCTTTGTGTACGCCTGGCTGGAACTCATCTCCCATCGCATCTTCATTGCCAGAATGCTCGCGCACACACCACAGCAGAAG GGTTGGCCCATGTACGCACAGCTGCTGATTGATCTCTTCAAGTACCTGGCACCTTTCCTGAGGAATGTAGAACTCAACAAACCTATGCAAATCCTCTACAAG GGTACACTGCGAGTGCTCCTGGTCCTGCTGCACGACTTCCCAGAGTTCCTGTGTGACTATCACTACGGCTTCTGTGACGTTATTCCACCCAACTGCATCCAGCTCCGCAACCTCATCCTCAGTGCCTTCCCACGCAACATGAGGCTCCCGGACCCGTTCACACCCAATCTCAAG GTGGACATGCTGAGTGAGATCAACATCGCTCCCCGTATCCTCACCAACTTCACGGGCGTCATGCCTTCCCAGTTCAAGAAGGACCTGGACTCGTATCTGAAGACCCGATCACCAGTCACTTTCCTCTCAGAGCTGCGCAGCAACCTGCAG GTGTCCAATGAGCCAGGAAATCGCTACAACATCCAGCTGATCAATGCTCTCGTGCTGTACGTAGGCACACAGGCCATCGCTCACATCCACAACAAGGGCAGCACGCCCTCCATGAGCACCATCACTCACTCTGCACACATGGACATCTTCCAGAACCTGGCCGTGGACCTGGACACTGAGG GGCGTTACCTGTTCTTGAACGCGATCGCAAATCAGCTGCGTTACCCCAACAGTCACACCCACTACTTCAGCTGCACCATGCTCTACCTGTTTGCTGAAGCCAACACAGAGGCCATCCAAGAGCAGATCACCAG GGTTCTGCTGGAGAGGCTGATCGTGAACAGGCCTCACCCCTGGGGTCTCCTCATCACCTTCATCGAGCTGATCAAGAATCCTGCCTTCAAGTTCTGGAGCCACGACTTTGTGCACTGTGCCCCTGAGATTGAAAA GCTGTTCCAGTCCGTAGCCCAGTGCTGCATGGGACAGAAGCAGGCCCAGCAGGTGATGGAAGGCACCAGTGCCAGCTAG